A single genomic interval of Fretibacterium sp. OH1220_COT-178 harbors:
- a CDS encoding ABC transporter permease, with translation MKSKKLLKLLLNEAGIGVIFLVLCASFALFVPNFASMNNISNIFTQISINTVISTGMTFVILLGGIDLSVGSVLALCTILAGKVLTAASLPLPIAIAGAIAVSILCGMLCGLFNGFVSEKWRVHSFVVTLGMLNVARGAALQISGSRTIFSFPKAFNDFGTLSAAGVPAIFILAVLGVVLGHLALRRTVFGRMIYAIGNNEEAVRLCGHNTRVYKIWAFILCGGMVGIAAIMYMLRLNIASPILGAGFELSAIAAVVIGGTSMSGGKGSLIGTLIGAAIIGVLNNGLLLLGMKDFSRQIVTGLIIVGAVVLDTYRVRLSRMLS, from the coding sequence ATGAAAAGCAAAAAACTGCTCAAGCTTCTGCTCAACGAGGCGGGAATCGGCGTCATATTCCTGGTCCTGTGCGCTTCGTTCGCCCTGTTCGTGCCGAACTTCGCCTCCATGAACAACATCTCCAACATATTCACCCAAATCAGCATCAACACGGTGATCTCGACAGGCATGACGTTCGTCATCCTCCTGGGCGGGATCGACCTCTCCGTCGGGTCCGTGCTGGCTCTTTGCACGATTTTGGCGGGGAAGGTCCTGACGGCGGCCAGCCTGCCCCTTCCCATCGCCATAGCCGGGGCCATAGCCGTGAGCATCCTCTGCGGAATGCTCTGCGGCCTGTTCAACGGTTTCGTCTCGGAAAAATGGAGGGTCCACTCCTTTGTCGTGACCCTCGGAATGCTCAACGTCGCCCGCGGTGCCGCACTCCAGATCAGCGGCTCCCGGACCATCTTTTCGTTTCCCAAGGCCTTCAACGATTTTGGCACCCTCTCGGCCGCCGGAGTTCCTGCAATCTTCATTCTGGCGGTCCTGGGCGTGGTTCTCGGTCATCTGGCACTGAGACGGACGGTTTTCGGCCGCATGATCTATGCCATCGGCAACAACGAGGAGGCCGTAAGGCTCTGCGGGCACAATACGCGCGTCTACAAGATATGGGCCTTTATCCTTTGCGGGGGCATGGTCGGCATCGCCGCCATCATGTACATGCTTCGCCTGAACATAGCCAGCCCGATTCTGGGGGCGGGCTTCGAGCTCTCCGCCATCGCCGCGGTCGTCATCGGCGGGACCAGCATGAGCGGCGGCAAGGGATCCCTCATCGGAACCCTGATCGGAGCCGCGATCATCGGCGTCTTGAACAACGGCTTGCTGCTCCTGGGCATGAAGGACTTTTCACGTCAAATCGTCACGGGGCTCATCATTGTGGGAGCCGTCGTTTTGGACACCTACCGCGTGCGGCTTTCGCGGATGCTCTCCTGA
- a CDS encoding AI-2E family transporter has protein sequence MKVLVGLVALLSAIALCTVLNLASGVFIPLVVAWFILQVFRPVIRLGWKLHLPPALNITLVFAIFFGLCILGIYFCASQAVEFNRAYNLYYSKLNTMFHSVLKALSIPPSTISDFNWLDLLGRYVRNISELILTFSSKFVLTLVFLMFMLLEAPYVNEKIDKSFSGPNAFRIKNILDTVSQQISRYLGTLTLISLATGFCAWLLLAAMGVELAAGWGVLTFLLNFIPTVGSIIATIPPVLMAALQFSPSLFKPLAVFFSLTAIQITIGNVITPKVVGDRLGLSPIVILLSLLLWGTIWGIPGALLSVPIASIIKIVCENIQSLRPIAVLMGSGKDALMAAPPVVRRKTKTHVQTNVPNTSEDFE, from the coding sequence ATGAAGGTCTTGGTAGGACTTGTTGCCCTGTTGTCTGCAATAGCGCTTTGCACGGTTCTGAACCTGGCCAGCGGGGTGTTCATTCCGCTGGTCGTCGCGTGGTTCATCCTGCAGGTCTTCCGTCCGGTCATTCGGCTGGGTTGGAAACTTCATCTGCCTCCGGCCCTGAACATCACACTGGTATTCGCCATTTTTTTTGGCCTCTGCATCCTTGGAATCTACTTTTGCGCCTCTCAGGCCGTCGAGTTCAACCGGGCCTACAACCTGTACTATTCAAAGCTCAACACGATGTTCCACTCGGTTTTGAAGGCTTTGAGCATCCCCCCCTCGACGATCTCCGATTTCAACTGGCTCGACCTTCTGGGGCGCTATGTGCGCAACATTTCGGAATTGATCCTCACCTTTTCCAGCAAATTTGTCCTTACGCTTGTCTTTCTGATGTTCATGCTCCTGGAGGCCCCCTACGTCAACGAAAAAATCGACAAATCCTTTTCCGGGCCCAATGCCTTCAGGATTAAGAACATCCTGGACACCGTTTCCCAGCAAATAAGCCGCTATCTGGGCACGTTGACGCTCATTAGTCTGGCCACGGGCTTCTGCGCCTGGCTCCTGCTTGCCGCCATGGGAGTCGAACTGGCTGCCGGCTGGGGCGTACTGACCTTTCTGCTGAACTTCATCCCCACCGTGGGCTCCATCATCGCCACCATCCCCCCCGTACTTATGGCAGCACTCCAGTTCTCGCCCAGCTTATTCAAACCTCTTGCGGTCTTTTTTTCCCTGACGGCCATTCAGATCACCATAGGCAACGTGATCACCCCCAAGGTGGTGGGGGACCGGCTGGGCCTGAGCCCGATCGTCATCCTTCTCTCCCTTCTGCTCTGGGGAACGATCTGGGGAATCCCCGGCGCCCTCCTGTCCGTCCCCATCGCTTCGATCATCAAGATCGTATGCGAGAACATCCAGTCTTTACGCCCCATCGCAGTCCTGATGGGCAGCGGCAAGGACGCCCTGATGGCCGCTCCCCCCGTCGTCAGGAGGAAAACGAAAACACACGTTCAGACCAATGTCCCGAACACCTCCGAGGATTTCGAGTAG
- a CDS encoding sugar ABC transporter substrate-binding protein, producing MKRILLFALVMSLFCAPASLAAETKPVVGLVMKSLANEFFKTMEEGAVKYAQEDGSFTLIPVGMNSETDIDTQISAMENFITQKVDFIVLAPADSVGLVPSVKKAVDAGIPVVNFDVTLDKKALVDNGLPENFLFVGPDNTLGSELVGKYMAEKLGKGAKVIIIEGNPGADNAKQRKAGFMKVVDEYQLDLLASTTAHWETEEANTVMTNLLTKHPDVQGVMCANDSMALGVVKAIEAAGKLDKIAVVGFDNIEACQNLILEGKMLATVDQFGPDMAANAIKVGFRIKKGEKLEGWEKTPVEVVSKETLEAKK from the coding sequence ATGAAGCGCATTCTTTTGTTCGCTCTGGTTATGAGCCTGTTCTGTGCTCCGGCGTCGCTTGCGGCCGAGACGAAACCCGTCGTCGGACTCGTCATGAAGTCGCTGGCCAACGAGTTTTTCAAAACCATGGAGGAGGGAGCGGTCAAATATGCTCAGGAGGACGGCTCCTTTACGCTCATTCCTGTGGGAATGAACTCCGAGACGGATATCGACACCCAGATCAGCGCCATGGAGAACTTCATCACCCAGAAGGTCGACTTCATCGTTCTGGCGCCCGCGGATTCCGTCGGCCTGGTCCCCTCGGTCAAGAAGGCCGTCGACGCGGGAATTCCCGTGGTCAACTTCGACGTCACCCTCGACAAGAAGGCCCTCGTGGATAACGGACTTCCCGAGAACTTCCTGTTCGTCGGCCCGGACAATACCCTGGGCTCCGAGCTTGTGGGCAAGTACATGGCCGAGAAGCTGGGCAAGGGCGCGAAGGTGATCATCATCGAGGGGAACCCCGGTGCGGATAATGCAAAACAGCGCAAAGCCGGTTTCATGAAGGTCGTGGACGAGTATCAGCTCGATCTGCTGGCGTCGACGACGGCCCACTGGGAGACCGAGGAGGCCAACACCGTCATGACCAATCTGTTGACCAAACACCCCGACGTGCAGGGCGTGATGTGCGCCAACGATTCCATGGCCCTGGGCGTCGTCAAGGCCATCGAGGCGGCGGGCAAGCTCGACAAGATCGCCGTCGTCGGGTTCGACAACATCGAGGCCTGTCAGAACCTGATTCTGGAGGGCAAGATGCTGGCAACGGTCGACCAGTTCGGCCCCGACATGGCCGCCAATGCAATCAAGGTCGGATTCCGCATCAAGAAAGGCGAGAAACTCGAGGGATGGGAGAAGACTCCGGTGGAGGTCGTCTCCAAGGAGACGCTTGAGGCCAAGAAATAG
- a CDS encoding sugar ABC transporter ATP-binding protein, whose protein sequence is MRGGDDALERSAEQHILSIRGIGKTFPGVRALSSVKLNIGRGSIHALLGENGAGKSTLVRIVTGGYLPDEGTMSFDGRPYSPRTPHDAIAAGIRVVHQELNLLPYLSVAENIFLDSLPRRGPFLDIRRLHESALALLKRVGLDVDPASQVERLGVAQMQLVEIARALSQSCKLLILDEPTASLSAKDAERLFQILRDLQKDGLSVIYISHHLSEIFKIADTLSVLRNGSMVLTRPVAEMDLPQIVSAMVGRQMDSEYPFLEGSPVTEQPILEVRGLRFRGNPHSLSFVLKKGEILGISGLVGSLRTEAMRALFGADPKEAGEILLDGTEVRISSPSDAVRSGICLLTEDRKEQGLVLDLPVVQNVSLASLQKVSHSGILDFGEERHRAEEFCESLSIRTPSVDQLVRNLSGGNQQKVVLAKWLLRDARVLIFDEPTRGIDVGAKYEIYLLLWRLLAEGKGILVVSSDLSELMGICHRILVFSDGEIVAEVPRKAFDQEKILSFAYKNYLR, encoded by the coding sequence ATGAGGGGGGGAGATGATGCTTTGGAGCGTTCCGCGGAGCAACACATTCTGAGCATTCGAGGCATCGGCAAGACGTTTCCCGGAGTTCGGGCGCTTTCCTCCGTCAAGCTGAATATCGGAAGGGGTTCCATTCATGCGCTCCTGGGCGAGAACGGGGCCGGCAAATCCACGCTGGTCCGCATCGTGACCGGCGGATATCTTCCGGATGAAGGAACCATGTCCTTCGATGGTCGCCCCTACTCCCCACGCACACCTCATGACGCCATTGCGGCCGGCATCCGCGTGGTGCACCAAGAGCTGAACCTGCTGCCGTATCTTTCCGTCGCCGAGAACATCTTTCTCGATTCCCTGCCCCGCCGGGGTCCTTTTCTGGATATCCGGCGTCTTCACGAAAGCGCGCTGGCGCTCCTGAAACGAGTGGGCTTGGATGTGGATCCGGCATCCCAGGTGGAACGGCTTGGGGTGGCGCAGATGCAGCTGGTCGAAATTGCGCGTGCACTCTCGCAGAGTTGCAAGCTCCTGATTCTGGACGAACCCACCGCCAGCCTTTCCGCAAAAGATGCGGAACGCCTCTTCCAAATATTGAGGGACTTGCAGAAAGACGGCCTCTCCGTCATCTACATCTCCCATCACCTCTCGGAGATCTTCAAAATCGCCGACACCCTTTCCGTCCTGCGGAACGGTTCCATGGTGCTGACCCGCCCCGTAGCCGAAATGGACCTGCCGCAGATCGTCTCCGCCATGGTCGGGCGCCAGATGGACTCCGAATACCCATTTTTGGAGGGCTCCCCCGTGACGGAGCAGCCCATTCTCGAGGTCCGTGGCCTGCGCTTTCGGGGAAATCCGCACAGTCTGTCCTTCGTGTTGAAAAAGGGCGAAATTCTGGGCATCTCCGGGCTCGTCGGTTCCCTCAGGACCGAGGCCATGAGGGCCCTTTTCGGCGCGGACCCCAAGGAGGCGGGGGAAATCCTGCTGGATGGCACCGAGGTCCGCATTTCGAGTCCATCGGATGCGGTGCGCTCCGGAATCTGCCTGCTCACCGAGGACCGAAAGGAACAGGGCCTGGTGCTCGATCTGCCCGTCGTCCAAAACGTGTCTCTGGCAAGTCTCCAGAAGGTCAGCCACAGCGGCATCCTCGACTTCGGGGAGGAGCGGCACCGCGCCGAGGAGTTCTGCGAGAGTCTGTCGATCCGCACGCCCTCGGTGGATCAGCTCGTCCGAAATCTTTCCGGCGGCAACCAGCAGAAGGTGGTCCTCGCCAAATGGCTTTTGAGGGACGCTCGGGTGTTGATCTTCGACGAGCCGACCCGCGGAATCGACGTCGGGGCAAAATACGAGATCTACCTGCTTCTCTGGAGGCTGCTGGCCGAAGGGAAGGGAATTCTGGTCGTCTCTTCGGACCTCAGCGAACTCATGGGAATTTGTCACCGCATTCTGGTATTTTCCGACGGGGAAATTGTGGCCGAGGTCCCCCGAAAGGCTTTCGATCAGGAAAAAATTCTCTCCTTTGCCTATAAAAACTATCTCCGCTGA
- a CDS encoding A/G-specific adenine glycosylase, translating to MNRFSPTEREALCGRLLADWFARNARALPWREGYDPYKVLVSEFMLQQTQVGTVLPYFERWMAAYPDLVSLARADESDVLKLWEGLGYYSRCRNLLRSARAMAAEGLTLPPPSAERLRSYPGIGEYTAGAVASVAYNLSVPAVDGNAERVIARFEDIALPAGSAALRRRVTQVVGRMLPEGRARELNQGLMDLGATVCLPRSAECPKCPWRPYCRAAERSDPLSRPLPRLRSDVRRIEAWGVVCLADRGCLLRRRPDRGLWASMWELPWFERESEDFEADCRDWGRPWGLFPDSCREAGRVDFSFTTHRVRAWVVVCRMGSAPHIADPETWRLVPFQNLSGLTLPAPSRKFLRAFEENEILFDEIMGKC from the coding sequence ATGAACCGTTTTTCACCGACGGAGCGGGAGGCGCTCTGCGGCCGTCTCCTGGCGGACTGGTTCGCCCGCAACGCGCGGGCCTTGCCCTGGCGTGAGGGCTACGATCCCTATAAGGTGCTGGTGTCGGAATTCATGTTGCAACAGACGCAGGTGGGGACGGTGCTGCCATACTTCGAGCGGTGGATGGCGGCCTATCCGGACCTCGTCTCCCTGGCTCGCGCCGACGAGTCGGATGTCCTGAAGCTCTGGGAGGGGCTTGGGTATTATTCCCGTTGCCGCAATCTGCTGAGGTCCGCCAGAGCGATGGCGGCGGAGGGACTTACCCTGCCGCCCCCGTCCGCGGAGAGGCTTCGTTCCTATCCGGGGATAGGGGAGTACACCGCCGGGGCCGTGGCTAGCGTGGCCTACAACCTCTCCGTTCCTGCGGTGGACGGCAATGCCGAACGGGTGATCGCGCGCTTCGAGGACATCGCGCTTCCCGCGGGGAGCGCTGCGCTCAGACGGCGGGTGACTCAGGTCGTTGGGCGCATGCTTCCGGAAGGTCGTGCCAGGGAGCTGAACCAGGGGTTGATGGACCTGGGGGCGACGGTCTGTCTGCCCCGAAGTGCGGAGTGTCCAAAATGCCCCTGGCGTCCGTATTGCAGGGCCGCAGAGCGTTCCGATCCCCTCAGCCGTCCTTTGCCCCGGCTTCGTTCCGACGTGCGTCGAATCGAGGCATGGGGGGTCGTATGCCTTGCGGATAGAGGGTGTCTGCTGCGTCGGCGTCCGGACCGGGGGCTTTGGGCATCGATGTGGGAACTGCCGTGGTTCGAGCGCGAGTCCGAGGACTTCGAGGCCGACTGCCGGGATTGGGGACGCCCATGGGGCCTCTTCCCCGACTCCTGTCGGGAGGCGGGGCGGGTGGATTTTTCCTTCACGACGCATCGAGTGAGGGCCTGGGTTGTGGTCTGTCGCATGGGGTCGGCGCCCCATATCGCGGATCCGGAGACCTGGAGGCTCGTTCCCTTTCAAAATTTGTCCGGCCTCACCCTTCCGGCCCCGAGTCGCAAGTTCCTGAGGGCGTTTGAGGAAAACGAGATTCTGTTTGACGAGATAATGGGAAAGTGTTAG
- a CDS encoding YgiQ family radical SAM protein, with protein MSRSSWGGRGGRPSLTGRTAFLPVTRGDMDARGWDALDFLFVSGDAYVDHPSFAAALICRLLEREGYRVGIAAQPDWRRDDDFLVMGRPRLGVLVGAGNLDSMLGKLTAAKKVRGTDAYSPGGRRGLRPDRATLVYCQCVRRLWGDIPLIIGGIEASLRRFAHYDYWSDALRRSILVDSQADLLVYGMGERPILEIAGALAAGVPIGAVRSVRGTCYAAGADELPETFLELPSWMEVAEDKRRFAEAYRLASLEQDPIWGKALVQRHEKKAVVQLPPASPLSEGEMDRVYDLPYARAWHPMYDAAGGVPALSEVKFSVTSHRGCFGSCAFCAIHAHQGRIIQARSHESILREVRILTTLPGFKGYIHDVGGPTANFRHPSCSCQVDRGACKGRECLFPTPCRNLDTSHADYLELLRKCRAVPGVKKVFVRSGLRYDYLLLDVQGGRAFLEELCAHHVSGQLKVAPEHASPAVLKRMRKGDIGQYRKFMALYAAVNERLGKRQYLVPYFMTSHPGSGLKESVELAEFAAELDFCPEQVQDFIPTPGSLATCMYYTGIDPFTREKIFVPRTEGERRDQRALLQHRMPRHRERVLEALKRAGRMDCVKNLLPGAERQGSRNLHGARGGGEPARREGRRRRSAHSRPPSGM; from the coding sequence GTGTCTCGGTCGAGCTGGGGAGGACGGGGCGGGAGGCCGTCCCTTACGGGACGCACGGCTTTTTTGCCCGTGACCCGCGGGGATATGGATGCCCGTGGATGGGATGCCCTGGACTTTCTGTTCGTCAGCGGCGATGCCTACGTCGACCATCCTTCTTTTGCGGCCGCACTGATCTGTCGTCTTCTCGAACGCGAGGGCTACAGGGTCGGCATCGCTGCACAGCCGGACTGGCGCCGGGACGACGATTTTCTCGTCATGGGACGTCCCCGCCTCGGAGTCCTCGTGGGAGCCGGAAATCTGGATTCCATGCTCGGCAAGCTGACCGCAGCGAAGAAGGTGCGCGGCACGGACGCCTATTCTCCCGGAGGGCGCAGGGGGTTGCGCCCCGACCGTGCGACCCTGGTCTACTGTCAATGTGTGCGCCGCCTTTGGGGGGATATTCCTTTGATTATCGGCGGGATCGAGGCCAGTTTGCGACGCTTCGCTCACTACGACTACTGGTCGGATGCCCTGAGGCGCTCCATCCTGGTCGACAGTCAGGCCGACCTTCTGGTCTATGGAATGGGGGAGCGGCCGATTCTGGAGATTGCCGGCGCTTTGGCCGCGGGGGTTCCGATCGGCGCGGTCCGCAGCGTGAGGGGCACTTGTTATGCCGCGGGGGCGGACGAACTGCCGGAGACGTTTCTCGAGTTGCCGTCCTGGATGGAGGTTGCGGAGGACAAGCGCCGCTTTGCCGAGGCCTACCGGCTTGCCTCTCTGGAACAGGACCCGATCTGGGGCAAGGCCCTCGTACAGCGCCATGAAAAAAAGGCCGTGGTCCAGCTTCCCCCCGCCTCCCCCCTCTCGGAAGGGGAGATGGACCGCGTCTACGACCTTCCCTATGCCAGAGCCTGGCACCCGATGTACGATGCCGCGGGCGGCGTCCCCGCCCTCTCCGAGGTCAAGTTCAGCGTAACCAGCCATCGGGGCTGTTTCGGAAGCTGCGCCTTCTGCGCCATCCATGCCCATCAGGGACGGATCATTCAAGCCCGCAGCCACGAGTCGATTCTTCGGGAGGTTCGAATCCTGACAACCCTGCCGGGGTTCAAGGGGTATATTCACGACGTGGGGGGCCCGACGGCGAATTTCCGGCATCCCTCCTGCTCCTGCCAGGTCGATCGAGGGGCCTGCAAGGGGAGGGAATGTCTGTTCCCGACGCCCTGCAGGAACCTGGACACCAGCCATGCGGATTACCTCGAGCTCTTGAGAAAGTGCAGGGCGGTTCCCGGGGTGAAAAAGGTGTTCGTTCGTTCGGGCCTGCGCTACGACTACCTTCTGCTGGACGTTCAGGGGGGGCGCGCGTTCCTGGAGGAACTGTGCGCGCACCACGTCAGCGGACAGCTCAAGGTGGCGCCCGAACACGCTTCCCCTGCGGTGCTGAAGCGCATGAGGAAGGGGGACATCGGACAGTACCGAAAGTTCATGGCCCTCTACGCGGCCGTCAACGAGCGCCTGGGCAAGCGGCAGTACCTCGTGCCGTACTTTATGACGTCGCATCCCGGCTCCGGCTTGAAGGAGTCCGTGGAGCTTGCGGAGTTCGCCGCGGAGCTGGATTTTTGTCCCGAGCAGGTCCAGGACTTCATCCCCACGCCGGGGAGCCTGGCGACCTGCATGTACTATACCGGGATCGATCCCTTTACTCGGGAGAAAATCTTCGTCCCCAGGACCGAGGGGGAGCGGCGCGATCAGCGCGCCCTGCTCCAGCATCGAATGCCCCGGCACCGCGAGCGGGTTCTGGAGGCCTTGAAAAGGGCCGGCAGGATGGACTGCGTCAAAAATCTTCTTCCCGGGGCGGAGAGGCAGGGATCGAGGAACCTCCATGGGGCGCGCGGAGGAGGGGAGCCAGCTCGACGAGAAGGACGGAGGAGAAGATCAGCGCACAGCCGACCGCCATCCGGAATGTAA
- a CDS encoding Na/Pi cotransporter family protein gives MLSGFFTVLGGLALFLFGVETCRESFQVVGGWLHRMLFRLARGRFMPFVFGVFLTLFSQNSTIATSLAIGFVDIGTMQLTEAILAMSGASLGGGLVILLISLNVVRFGPLLLFASLLMIRLSRKPEIRNYGRILQGIGLIFLGMLAIQAGVVPIVENPDVRSLILWSSRNSFLIGLVSFLLTSLIQNNTAVVAIAISVAGTGLISPTAGMAIVLGAHIGSTTIILISGLSGKLNARRLGLATVVYKILGALVMACAIPFMPTLFRRMGLSVSSSLVFFQILLAFVNALVVTPFAPILRRICEHVFPSARSPAEPAYLNPELQNVPAIALTLLSRELVRLSNFLEAYFQILFSFPSERKRLPKLQEDIWSLFRECRTYFSAIPIPQGALALRRKHFNLSITLSSFETMASGIHFELSQLWMPNFMENGALDGLILSFLTLLRHSFRFFVLGDEAIARSARSHIENFRICEDSLGYALLLDLDRQYGENGRELMMILAVLGRTVYAAEHMLKNLEHNESKFSLYRAME, from the coding sequence GTGCTTTCAGGCTTTTTCACCGTCCTGGGCGGACTTGCCCTTTTTCTCTTCGGAGTCGAGACCTGCCGGGAAAGCTTTCAGGTAGTGGGAGGATGGCTTCATCGGATGCTCTTCCGACTGGCGAGAGGACGTTTCATGCCCTTCGTCTTCGGAGTTTTTTTGACGCTGTTCTCCCAGAACAGCACGATTGCCACGTCTTTGGCGATCGGTTTCGTCGATATCGGCACCATGCAGCTGACCGAGGCCATCCTGGCCATGAGCGGAGCCAGTCTGGGAGGGGGACTGGTCATCCTCCTGATCAGCCTCAATGTCGTCAGGTTCGGTCCCCTTCTGCTTTTCGCAAGCCTGCTTATGATCCGTCTTTCACGCAAGCCCGAGATTCGCAATTACGGGCGCATCCTTCAGGGCATCGGGCTCATCTTCCTGGGAATGCTCGCCATCCAGGCCGGAGTCGTTCCCATCGTGGAAAACCCCGATGTCCGCAGCCTTATCCTTTGGAGCAGCCGCAACTCTTTCCTGATCGGCCTCGTGTCCTTTCTGCTCACCTCCCTGATCCAGAACAACACCGCGGTCGTCGCCATCGCCATATCCGTCGCCGGCACCGGCCTGATCTCCCCGACCGCGGGCATGGCCATCGTTCTGGGCGCCCACATAGGCTCGACCACCATCATCCTCATCTCGGGCCTGAGCGGCAAACTCAACGCCCGTCGTCTGGGTCTGGCGACGGTGGTCTACAAGATCCTGGGAGCCCTCGTCATGGCCTGTGCAATTCCGTTTATGCCAACCCTGTTTCGACGGATGGGTTTGTCGGTCAGTTCCTCCCTGGTCTTTTTCCAGATTCTGCTGGCCTTCGTCAACGCCCTCGTCGTCACGCCCTTCGCACCGATTCTCCGCCGGATATGCGAACATGTTTTTCCCTCCGCGCGCAGTCCTGCCGAGCCCGCCTATCTCAACCCCGAACTGCAGAACGTCCCGGCCATAGCCCTGACGCTTCTTTCGCGCGAGCTGGTGCGGCTCTCCAATTTTCTCGAGGCCTATTTCCAGATCCTCTTCTCCTTTCCCTCGGAGCGCAAGCGGCTCCCCAAACTTCAGGAGGATATATGGAGCCTGTTTCGAGAGTGCCGGACCTACTTCTCGGCCATTCCGATTCCCCAGGGAGCTCTGGCCCTGAGGCGGAAGCACTTCAACCTTTCGATCACGCTTTCCTCCTTCGAGACCATGGCCTCCGGCATCCATTTCGAGCTTTCCCAGCTCTGGATGCCCAACTTCATGGAAAACGGCGCCCTGGACGGGTTGATCCTCAGTTTTTTAACCCTTCTGCGCCATTCCTTCCGCTTCTTCGTCCTTGGAGACGAGGCCATTGCCCGATCCGCAAGAAGCCACATCGAGAACTTTCGTATCTGTGAGGACAGCCTGGGCTACGCATTATTGCTGGATCTGGACAGGCAATACGGGGAAAACGGGCGGGAGCTGATGATGATTCTGGCCGTCCTGGGGCGCACCGTGTATGCGGCCGAACATATGCTGAAGAACCTGGAGCACAACGAGTCCAAGTTCTCC
- a CDS encoding LexA family protein → MKKDASTIGERIKACRERIGMKRPELARRLGVAPNTLYRYEIGSIGIKDSIKERIAHVLGVTVGYLVEGRARESETAYQEPEPIVPPQIYLPILDQEACAGSGFNWTDVESGVKEWMPWPTLETGGPVGPEKPYFVRVEGESMIGANIDDGCLILVNPNIEVKSGDIAYIRWNERCSVKGIIFYRDGRVELRPANKDFRSIWVEKDEIESLEVLGKVVRWLNMGVPKSIF, encoded by the coding sequence GTGAAGAAGGATGCCTCGACCATTGGGGAGCGGATCAAAGCCTGCAGGGAAAGGATCGGGATGAAACGCCCGGAGCTCGCCCGCCGCTTGGGGGTTGCTCCCAACACCCTATACCGCTACGAAATCGGGAGCATAGGGATCAAGGACTCCATCAAGGAGAGGATCGCTCACGTCCTGGGCGTCACTGTGGGCTACCTCGTGGAGGGCCGGGCTCGGGAGAGCGAGACTGCGTATCAGGAACCGGAACCGATCGTTCCGCCGCAGATCTACCTTCCGATCCTGGATCAGGAGGCCTGCGCGGGCAGCGGTTTCAATTGGACGGATGTCGAATCGGGGGTGAAGGAGTGGATGCCTTGGCCAACACTCGAAACGGGAGGGCCCGTCGGGCCTGAAAAACCCTACTTCGTACGAGTGGAGGGGGAGAGCATGATCGGCGCCAATATCGACGACGGCTGCCTGATTCTGGTCAATCCCAACATCGAGGTCAAGAGTGGGGACATCGCCTACATCCGCTGGAATGAGCGATGCTCCGTCAAGGGCATCATATTCTATCGGGATGGACGTGTGGAGCTTCGCCCGGCCAACAAGGACTTTCGCTCCATATGGGTGGAGAAGGACGAGATCGAATCTCTGGAGGTCCTGGGCAAAGTGGTCCGCTGGCTCAACATGGGCGTTCCCAAAAGCATCTTTTAA